The Anastrepha ludens isolate Willacy chromosome 2, idAnaLude1.1, whole genome shotgun sequence genome contains a region encoding:
- the LOC128854908 gene encoding gelsolin-like, with protein sequence MEPVINKAFVDAGQKPGVEIWRIENFEPVAYPNVYYGKFYEGDSYIILKTTEDPKSQKLSWDIHFWLGAETTTDEAGAAAIYTVQLDDQLEGVPVQHREVQDHESQLFLSYFKNGVRYEKGGVATGFEHVDVNAAGEKRLFQVKGKRNVRVRQVVLSITSMNRGDCFILDAGEEILVYVGENAKRLERLKAIYAANEIRDQDHHGRAKVNIIDTFSSDVAKEHFFSTLGSGSADEVPDETADEEDGAFEAADIQAVTLYKVSDASGSLEIDKISEKPLRQEMLNTDDSFILDTGSGIYVWVGRGSTQRERTSAMVFADNFLDTKSYPKWTQVHRVVEDGEPTPFKQYFTTWHDQGIYHKHLVRTALGYSTDDSDYEEPDDIDSVMQNLKKSGGRAIAFMPDNGEYDIEHIIKFSSESDDDVVRTIVEFEGTTPLIGQYAYIITYRYSAKSGESGKLIYVWEGAKATEAVKERSFNDGLAMAQEENAILVRTGQSHEPRHFLKIFKGKLITPFTEEPKSAQLFRVRGTDASDVHASEVECGASSLNSGDVFALVTLDHKVYIWIGKGASDFEKTSANERFTHYWPHGKVVIIEEGSEPSEFWEELHGYDRDASNLGAPLLEPRLFHCQLVAWRTKVEEVRDFQQSDLDVDDVMLLDAGDEIYLWVGSGASVEENAKILQMTKKYIKQEPTDRTVDTVSVIRITQGNEPRVFTRMFPTWDKDYWKTVVSYDEVKEQVKKNNARL encoded by the exons aattttgaacctGTCGCTTATCCCAACGTTTACtatggaaaattttacgaaGGAGAttcgtatattattttaaag ACTACCGAAGATCCAAAGAGCCAAAAACTTTCGTGGGACATTCACTTTTGGTTAGGTGCTGAAACAACCACTGACGAAGCTGGTGCTGCGGCCATTTACACcgttcaactggacgaccaatTGGAAGGTGTACCAGTGCAACATCGCGAAGTTCAAGATCATGAATCACAATTGTTTCTTAGCTACTTTAAAAATG GTGTACGTTACGAGAAGGGTGGTGTGGCTACTGGTTTCGAGCATGTTGATGTGAATGCTGCTGGCGAAAAGCGTCTGTTCCAGGTGAAGGGCAAACGCAATGTGCGGGTGCGACAAGTGGTTTTGTCTATAACGTCGATGAATCGTGGCGATTGTTTCATTTTGGATGCGGGCGAAGAGATACTCGTATATGTGGGTGAGAATGCAAAACGTTTGGAGCGACTAAAGGCTATTTACGCTGCAAATGAAATACGTGATCAGGACCATCATGGACGTGCGAAAGTGAACATTATTG ATACCTTCTCATCGGATGTGGCAAAAGAGCACTTTTTCTCTACGCTCGGCTCAGGTTCAGCTGATGAAGTGCCAGATGAAACCGCTGACGAGGAGGATGGAGCTTTCGAGGCGGCCGATATCCAAGCAGTTACACTTTATAAAGTGTCTGACGCTAGTGGTTCTTTGGAAATTGACAAGATATCTGAAAAGCCTCTTCGCCAGGAGATGCTCAATACAGATGATAGCTTCATTCTCGACACTGGTTCGGGTATTTATGTTTGGGTTGGACGCGGTTCCACACAAAGAGAAAGGACCAGCGCTATGGTATTTGCTGATAATTTTTTAGACACCAAATCGTATCCGAAATGGACACAAGTGCATCGAGTTGTTGAAGATGGCGAACCAACGCCCTTTAAACAATACTTCACCACCTGGCATGATCAGGGTATATATCATAAGCATTTGGTGCGCACTGCTTTGGGTTACAGCACCGATGACTCTGATTACGAAGAACCTGATGATATCGATTCGGTTATGCAGAATCTGAAGAAGAGCGGTGGACGCGCCATTGCTTTCATGCCTGACAATGGCGAATATGATATCGagcatattattaaatttagctCGGAATCCGATGATGATGTGGTGCGCACTATTGTAGAGTTCGAAGGTACCACACCTTTAATCGGGCAGTATGCCTACATCATCACATACAGGTACAGTGCTAAGAGTGGCGAGTCTGGCAAACTCATCTACGTTTGGGAGGGCGCAAAGGCTACTGAGGCGGTGAAGGAGCGTTCCTTCAATGATGGTTTGGCTATGGCTCAGGAGGAGAATGCCATATTGGTGCGTACAGGACAAAGCCATGAACCACGTCATTTCTTAAAGATTTTCAAGGGTAAACTGATTACACCATTTACCGAAGAACCAAAAAGTGCACAACTCTTTCGCGTACGTGGCACCGATGCTAGCGATGTGCATGCAAGTGAGGTCGAATGTGGTGCTTCGTCTTTGAATTCAGGTGATGTATTTGCATTGGTCACGCTCGACCACAAGGTATACATTTGGATTGGAAAG GGTGcctctgattttgaaaaaacatcTGCCAATGAACGTTTTACACACTACTGGCCTCATGGGAAGGTGGTGATTATAGAGGAAGGCTCCGAACCGTCTGAATTCTGGGAAGAGTTGCATGGCTATGATCGCGATGCGAGCAATTTGGGAGCGCCATTGCTTGAGCCACGTCTTTTCCATTGCCAATTGGTTGCCTGGCGCACCAAGGTGGAAGAGGTCCGTGATTTTCAGCAGTCG GATCTCGATGTGGATGATGTAATGCTGCTGGATGCCGGAGATGAAATTTACTTATGGGTAGGATCAGGAGCCTCTGTGGAAGAAAATGCTAAAATCTTGCAAATGACtaag aaatatatCAAACAAGAACCTACCGATCGTACAGTTGATACTGTGAGCGTAATTCGGATCACCCAAGGCAACGAGCCGCGTGTCTTTACTCGCATGTTCCCCACATGGGACAAAGATTACTGGAAG ACAGTAGTTTCATATGATGAAGTCAAGGAGCAGGTGAAAAAGAACAACGCCAGACTTTAA